One part of the Anguilla anguilla isolate fAngAng1 chromosome 11, fAngAng1.pri, whole genome shotgun sequence genome encodes these proteins:
- the LOC118208377 gene encoding forkhead box protein L2-like, producing the protein MQCTLDQSSTMRESGSDKIEDGVQVETGNVESFQKPPYSYVALIAMALRDSSEKKLTLSGIYQYIITKFPFYEKNKRGWQNSIRHNLSLNECFVKVPREGDGEKKGNFWTLDPAFEDMFDKGNYRRRRRVKRSYRPSPIACGPGKTHALNYPDAYLYQNTKYLQAQTYLNYPDAYMHQNTKYLPAHFVGNAWTLAEPSPLQSTASAIYQQPHYANGNISPAPLSGFPNSPVSGHSNHLHHPGYSGYHRHAGVWVPHNGSHYAGITQTFSASGGQASPGSQHSLSYSIQQEMSL; encoded by the coding sequence ATGCAGTGCACGCTGGACCAGTCTTCGACCATGAGGGAAAGCGGTTCCGACAAAATCGAAGACGGAGTTCAGGTGGAAACGGGAAACGTGGAGTCGTTTCAAAAACCACCGTACTCCTATGTAGCGCTTATCGCGATGGCCCTCAGAGACAGTAGCGAAAAGAAGTTGACGCTGAGTGGAATATATCAATACATTATCACCAAGTTCCCCTTctatgagaaaaataaaaggggCTGGCAGAACAGCATTCGGCACAACCTCAGCCTTAACGAGTGCTTCGTCAAAGTGCCCAGGGAAGGCGACGGGGAGAAGAAAGGGAATTTCTGGACTTTGGATCCAGCTTTTGAGGACATGTTCGATAAAGGGAATTACAGACGCCGGAGACGGGTGAAGAGATCATACAGACCTTCACCAATTGCATGCGGACCGGGGAAGACGCATGCCCTGAATTATCCAGATGCCTACTTGTACCAGAATACAAAGTACTTGCAAGCGCAAACTTATCTGAATTATCCCGATGCCTACATGCATCAAAATACGAAGTACTTACCGGCTCACTTTGTGGGCAACGCGTGGACCCTCGCTGAGCCCAGCCCCTTGCAGTCTACAGCATCCGCGATCTACCAGCAGCCGCACTACGCCAATGGAAATATTAGCCCGGCGCCACTAAGTGGATTTCCGAATTCGCCTGTGAGCGGCCATTCAAATCACCTCCACCACCCAGGCTATAGTGGATATCATCGACACGCGGGTGTATGGGTGCCCCACAACGGCAGCCACTACGCTGGGATAACTCAAACATTTAGCGCCAGTGGGGGTCAGGCGTCCCCCGGTAGCCAACATTCGTTGTCGTACAGCATACAGCAAGAAATGTCCTTATAG